CGCCCGCGAGCACGGCCTGCCGGTGAAGATGCGGCTCGTCTCCTACGCCTTCGCGGGCGTCGAGCCGGAGGTCATGGGCTACGGCCCGATCCCGGCGACCGAGAAGGCCCTCGCCAAGGCGGGCCTGTCGATCTCCGACATCGGCCTGTTCGAGATCAACGAGGCCTTCGCCGTGCAGGTGCTGGCCTTCCTCGACCACTACGGCATCGCGGACGACGACGAGCGCGTCAACCAGTACGGCGGCGCCATCGCCTTCGGTCACCCGCTGGCCTCCTCCGGCGTCCGGCTGATGACGCAGCTGGCCCGCCAGTTCGAGGAGCAGCCGCAGGTCCGCTACGGCCTGACCACCATGTGCGTCGGCTTCGGCATGGGCGCGACGGTCATCTGGGAGAACCCGCACTTCGAGGGGGACAAGTGAGCACCACCGCCGAGCTTCTGAAGCAGGCCTCCGAGCAGTTCCCCGACGAGGTCGTCACCAGCGCGCACGTACGCCACTTCGACCTGCCGTTCGGCGCCGGCCGCTTCGCGCTGATCACGCTGGACAACGGCTTCGACCACACCAAGCCGACCACCTTCGGCCCCGGCTCGCTGGCGAACCTCAACGCCGCCATCGACCAGGTCGAGAAGGAGGCGGCGGACGGCGAGATCGTCGGCGTCGGCATCACCGGCAAGCCGTTCATCTTCGCGGTCGGCGCCGACCTCAAGGGCGTGGAGATCCTCAAGGAGCGCGAGCACGCGCTCGCCATCGGCAAGGGCGGCCACGACGTCTTCAAGCGTCTGTCCGCGCTGGCCGTGCCGACCTTCGCCTACTACAACGGCGCGGCGATGGGCGGCGGTGTCGAGGTCGGTCTGCACTGCACCTACCGCACGGTGTCCAAGGCCGTCCCGGCGTTCTCGCTCCCCGAGGTCTTCCTCGGCCTGGTCCCCGGCTGGGGCGGCTGCACCCTGCTGCCGAACCTGATCGGCGCCGACAAGGCCGTCTCGGTCATCATCGAGAACTCGCTGAACCAGAACAAGCAGCTCAAGGGCAAGCAGGTCCACGAACTCGGCATCGCCGACGCCCTGTTCGAGGGCGCCGACTTCCTGGAGCAGTCGCTGGTGTGGACCGCGCAGGTCCTCAAGGGCGACATCCAGGTCGAGCGCCCGGTCATCGACCGCGGCGAGGCCTGGGACCAGGCGGTCGAGCGGGGCCGGTTCATCGCCGACTCCAAGGTGCACGGCGCGGCCCCGGCCGCCTACCGGGCCCTGGACATCATCGCGGCCGCCAAGAACGGCGACCTGCAGCAGGGCTACGACGCCGAGGACCAGGCCCTCGCGGACCTGATCATGAGCGGCGAACTGCGCGCCGGCATCTACGCGTTCAACCTCGTGCAGAAGCGCGGCAAGCGTCCCGCCGGCGCCCCGGACAAGAACCTCGCCCGCCCGGTCACCAAGGTCGGCGTGGTCGGCGCCGGTCTGATGGCCTCGCAGCTGGCCCTGCTGTTCCTGCGCCGCCTGGAGGTGCCGGTCGTGCTGACCGACATCGACCAGGAGCGCGTCGACAAGGGCGTCGGCTATGTCCACGCCGAGATCGACAAGCTGCTCGGCAAGGGCCGGATCAACCAGGACAAGGCCAACCGCCTCAAGGCCCTGGTCACCGGTGTCCTGGACAAGGCGGAGGGCTTCGCGGACGCCGACTTCGTCATCGAAGCGGTGTTCGAGGAGATGGGCGTCAAGCAGAAGGTGTTCGCGGAGGTCGAGGCGGTCGCCCCGGCGCACGCGATCCTCGCCACCAACACCTCCTCGCTGTCCGTCTCCGAAATGGCGTCGAAGCTGAAGCACCCCGAGCGGGTCGTCGGCTTCCACTTCTTCAACCCGGTCGCGGTGCTGCCGCTGCTGGAGATCGTCCGCGGCGAGAAGACCGACGACGCCTCCCTGGCCACGGCGTTCGCCGTCGCCAAGAAGCTGAAGAAGACGGCGGTCCTGGTCAAGGACGCCCCGGCGTTCGTCGTGAACCGCATCCTGACCCGCTTCATGGGCGAGATCCAGAACGTCATCGACGAGGGCACCCCGGTCGAGGTCGCCGAGAAGGCCATCGAGCCGCTCGGT
This genomic interval from Streptomyces sp. NBC_00557 contains the following:
- a CDS encoding 3-hydroxyacyl-CoA dehydrogenase NAD-binding domain-containing protein → MSTTAELLKQASEQFPDEVVTSAHVRHFDLPFGAGRFALITLDNGFDHTKPTTFGPGSLANLNAAIDQVEKEAADGEIVGVGITGKPFIFAVGADLKGVEILKEREHALAIGKGGHDVFKRLSALAVPTFAYYNGAAMGGGVEVGLHCTYRTVSKAVPAFSLPEVFLGLVPGWGGCTLLPNLIGADKAVSVIIENSLNQNKQLKGKQVHELGIADALFEGADFLEQSLVWTAQVLKGDIQVERPVIDRGEAWDQAVERGRFIADSKVHGAAPAAYRALDIIAAAKNGDLQQGYDAEDQALADLIMSGELRAGIYAFNLVQKRGKRPAGAPDKNLARPVTKVGVVGAGLMASQLALLFLRRLEVPVVLTDIDQERVDKGVGYVHAEIDKLLGKGRINQDKANRLKALVTGVLDKAEGFADADFVIEAVFEEMGVKQKVFAEVEAVAPAHAILATNTSSLSVSEMASKLKHPERVVGFHFFNPVAVLPLLEIVRGEKTDDASLATAFAVAKKLKKTAVLVKDAPAFVVNRILTRFMGEIQNVIDEGTPVEVAEKAIEPLGLPMSPLVLLELVGPAIGLHVSETLHGAFPDRFKVSPNLKAVVEAGKRGFYVYDSGKPELDPEVAALLKQGDVVLTEEQVRARVLDAVAQEIGLMLDEGVVAEAQDIDLCLITGAGWPFHLGGITPYLDREGVSERVNGKKFLQPGVASVPA